The Kaistella daneshvariae genomic sequence ATACCGGAAATTTTATTAGACAAAAACCGTTTTGATTTTTACAATTCAATCACTTTACTTCGGGTGGTGGTAAAAAACAAAGCAGAAATAAAATCCGTTTACCGCGAACTGAAGAGAAATAAAACTGGTGATTACAAGGTTTTCCTGACGGAAAAAATGCATCAAAAGCTTAATTTTTCCACCACAGAAGACCGCTACAGCAGGATTGGTGATATTATTTTAATGCCGAAAGCACCAAAAGTTTTTCTGGAAAAAGGCAAAACGACTTCCGCCGGAAAGCACGGTTACAATCCTTACAAGGTTCCGGAAATGAAAGCGGTTTTTATTGCTGATGGACCGGCGTTTAAATCCGGAAAAAAAATCGGTGAATTTAAAAATGTAAATGTTTACCCGATTGTTGCCGATATATTAAAATTGAAAATCAAAGAGCCCATTGATGGCAACCAAAACACAGCGCGGAAAGTCCTGTTAAATCAATAAAAAAATCCGGTTAAAAGACCGGATTTTTTCGTTTTAGATATTTTCTAATTTTTCAGCGATGCCATGTCGATTACAAAACGGTAGTGAACATCGCTTTTCAGCATGCGTTCGTACGCTTCGTTGATGTCCTGCATTTTAATCATTTCAATTTCCGGTAAAATGTTGTGTTCACCACAGAAATCCAGCATTTCCTGAGTTTCTTTAATTCCGCCAATCAGTGAACCGGCCACAGATCTCCTGCCCAAAACTACCGGAGGTGTGAAAAGAGCTTCTTCCATTTTTCCGATATAACCGACCAAAACTAAAGTTCCGCTGATGTTTAAAGTTGAAATATACGGGTTGATGTCGTGATCATAGGGAACGGTATCGATAATTAAATCAAATTTTCCCTGTGCGGCTTTCATCTCATTTTCATAAGTGGAAATCACTACGGCATCTGCGCCTAAATCCAAACCATCCTGAATTTTATCCGGACTGCGGGAGATTAAAGTTACCTCAGCGCCCAAACCTTTTGCCAGTTTAATCGCCATATGCCCAAGACCGCCCAAACCAACGACTGCGACTTTGCTACCTTCTTTTACGTTCCAGTGCTTAAGTGGCGACCAGGTTGTAATTCCCGCGCACAAAAGTGGTGCAACGGCTTTTAAATCTAAATTTTCCGGAATTTTCAAAACAAAAGCTTCATCTACGACCACTTTTTCGGAATAACCACCGAAAGTTTGTTGGTTTAAATGTTTGTCGTGACCGTTATAAGTTCCGGTGGAACCGTTCAGGCAATATTGTTCCAAATCCTGTTTGCAGCTTTCACATTCGCGGCAGGAATCTACCAGACAGCCAACGCCGGCTAAATCACCGACTTGAAATTTGGTGACTTCGGCACCGATCTTTGTAATTTTTCCGATTATTTCATGTCCCGGAACTGCAGGATATTTCGTGCCGCCCCAATCATTTCTCGCGGTATGCAAATCGCTGTGACAAACGCCGCAGTACATAATTTCAATTTCGATGTCGGTAGGTAAAACTTCCCGCCGCTCGATGTGCATTTCTTTTAAATCCTCATCCTTCGATGCCGTTCCAAAAGCTTTTATATTGGTATCGCCCATATTTTATTTTTTCGTTTACGCAAATATACTGGCTAAGAAAAGAATGTGTGTTAATGAAGTATTAAAATTTTTTACCTGCTATTAGACCATTTTATTCCGGAACCCAAACCGAAACATTTCCGGCGGGAACCGGGAAATTTCCCCAGCCTTTTTCATCAATGGTAATTTTTTCCTCAAACCAGCCCAAATAATCGTAGAAATTTTGCCCTGCATATTGAATTCCCATTTCCATCGGTTTTTCGTAGGCATCTTTATTGCTCAAAACCACGGCGCAGCCAGCGTGCTCTTCATCGCCTTCGCGAATCCAGCCGAGACAGTTGGCATCTTCAAAATATTCGCGCTGAATTCCGTAAGCGAACAATTGTCGGGCTTTCAGCAATTCCTCAATTTTCTCCACCTTATCCAGGAAAATTTCCTGGTCGTTGCCTTCTTTATCTTTGTCAATGTAATGCGCGCCGAACAAATCCGGATAAAAAACACACGGATAACCGTCCTGGCGAAGTAAAATTAAAGCGTAGGCGAGCGGTTTAAACCATTTTTCCACCGGCGCTTCCAGTTCCTGAAGCGGTTGCGTATCGTGATTATCAACCAAAGTCACCGACAAAAGTGGATTTGCAGAAGTTAGTGTTTCGTCGAAAATAGTACGTAAATCATACTCCGACCCGGAAAGCGATGCGATGTGAAAATTTTGCTGTAACGACGAATCGAAAAGGCTCATAGAACCGGCCGTTGCTTCAATATACTTTTCCAGAAGCGATAATTCTCCGGGCGCCCAATATTCGCCCACGGCAAAAATATTTTTGCCGGTATTTGCGCGTAAATTATAAAGCCATTCCTGATAAAATTCCGGCGACTGGTGTTTCACCGCATCCAGGCGGACCCCATCAAACTGAACCTGGTCATGATACCATTTTGCCCAATAATTCAGCTCTTCGCGTACGAAGGGATTTCGGTGTTCGATGTCATTGTACATCAAATAATCGTAGTTTCCTTTTTCATCGGAAATCATTTCTTCCCAACCGTCGCAGTACTCGCTGATAATGCGGAAAATGCCGTCTTCCTGACCTTCAGCATAATCAACTCCGGAAAAACATTGATAATTCCACTCAAAATCAGAATATGTATTGCCTCTGCCCGGAAAAGTAAATTTGGTATACGATTCAATTTCAAAAGGTTCCGAAATATCTTCCAGCCGGTTTTCCGGATTTACTTTGATGACCTGAAATTTTTCTTTTTCATCACCGCCGGCTTTATGATTCAAAACAATATCCACATACACCGAAATCTCTTTTGACTGCAGCGTTTTACAGGCATTTAAATATTGTTCTTTGGTGCCATATTTTGTCGGAATGGTGCCTTTTTGATCAAATTCGCCGAGGTCAAAAAGATCGTACGGATCGTAACCGACTGAAAATCCGCCGCCCGAAGCTTTATAAGCCGGGGGAAACCAGACCGCGGAAATCCCGAGCTCTTTTAGATAAGAAGCGGAATCTTTAATCTGGTCAAAAAGTTGCGCGTCGCCATCGGAATACCAATGGAAAAACTGAATCATCGTGGGATTCATAAGCTTAAAAAATTTTAATGAAATAGAAAAATATCCCCTAATTTCGGCATATTTTTCTGTTTTACCTTCTTAATGAAATTTAATTCCGGAAAAAAATTCAAAGTCCTAATTAATCGAATTCTTCAAATGGAATTTTCAGCTGTACAGAAACCTGTTTTTTTTCCTGGGTGTTCAGGTTGGAAAGTGACAAGCCAAGCAAACGCACGGGTTTATCAAAAGGACGGAGTTCCCACAATTTTTTCGCCGTTTCAAGGAGGTTTTTTTCGTTTCCGAAATATTCTTCCTGCGTTTTGCTGCGCGTATACACCGTAAAATCTTTGTATTTAATCTTCAAAGTCAAAGATTTTCCTTTGATTTCTTTCGTCGAAAGCCGCTTGTTCAAATCTTCGCTGATGATTTCCAGCTGCTTGAAAACTTCCTCCTCATCAAGTAGATTTTCCCAGAAAGTTTCTTCCACACCGACACTTTTTTGGATGCGGTGTGCTTTTACTTCGCTGTGATGAATGCCGCGGACGACATTATAATAATAAGCGCCGGATTTTCCGAAAAGCCGAACAAGTTCTTCCAAAGATTTTTCCTTCAGATGCAAACCTTTGAAAATGTGCAGCTCATGCATTTTATTGGCGGTAACTTTCCCGATGCCGTAGAATTTTTCAATCGGCAATTCTTCCATAAACTGAAGAATTTGGGTCGGATGAATGGTTTTCTGACCGTTTGGTTTTCGATAATCGGAAGCGACTTTTGCTAAAAATTTATTCACCGAAATTCCGGCGGACGCAGTCAGTCCCGTTTCTTCGAAAATTCTTTTCCGGATTTCGCGTGCAATTTCCTGGGCAGATTCGATGTTTTTTTTGTTTTCGGTCACGTCAAGATAAGCTTCATCCAAAGAAAGCGGTTCCACCAAATCAGTAAATTCATAAAAAATTGCCCGGATTTGCTGGGAAATTTCTTTATATCGAGCGAACCGCGGTTTTACTACAATCAAATGCGGGCATTTTTCCAAAGCAGTTTTTCCCGGCATCGCGGACCGAATCCCAAATTTCCG encodes the following:
- a CDS encoding NAD(P)-dependent alcohol dehydrogenase — protein: MGDTNIKAFGTASKDEDLKEMHIERREVLPTDIEIEIMYCGVCHSDLHTARNDWGGTKYPAVPGHEIIGKITKIGAEVTKFQVGDLAGVGCLVDSCRECESCKQDLEQYCLNGSTGTYNGHDKHLNQQTFGGYSEKVVVDEAFVLKIPENLDLKAVAPLLCAGITTWSPLKHWNVKEGSKVAVVGLGGLGHMAIKLAKGLGAEVTLISRSPDKIQDGLDLGADAVVISTYENEMKAAQGKFDLIIDTVPYDHDINPYISTLNISGTLVLVGYIGKMEEALFTPPVVLGRRSVAGSLIGGIKETQEMLDFCGEHNILPEIEMIKMQDINEAYERMLKSDVHYRFVIDMASLKN
- a CDS encoding alpha-amylase; translation: MNPTMIQFFHWYSDGDAQLFDQIKDSASYLKELGISAVWFPPAYKASGGGFSVGYDPYDLFDLGEFDQKGTIPTKYGTKEQYLNACKTLQSKEISVYVDIVLNHKAGGDEKEKFQVIKVNPENRLEDISEPFEIESYTKFTFPGRGNTYSDFEWNYQCFSGVDYAEGQEDGIFRIISEYCDGWEEMISDEKGNYDYLMYNDIEHRNPFVREELNYWAKWYHDQVQFDGVRLDAVKHQSPEFYQEWLYNLRANTGKNIFAVGEYWAPGELSLLEKYIEATAGSMSLFDSSLQQNFHIASLSGSEYDLRTIFDETLTSANPLLSVTLVDNHDTQPLQELEAPVEKWFKPLAYALILLRQDGYPCVFYPDLFGAHYIDKDKEGNDQEIFLDKVEKIEELLKARQLFAYGIQREYFEDANCLGWIREGDEEHAGCAVVLSNKDAYEKPMEMGIQYAGQNFYDYLGWFEEKITIDEKGWGNFPVPAGNVSVWVPE
- the dinB gene encoding DNA polymerase IV, which encodes MDAFYASVEQHDFPELKGKPLVVGGGMYGVVAAASYEARKFGIRSAMPGKTALEKCPHLIVVKPRFARYKEISQQIRAIFYEFTDLVEPLSLDEAYLDVTENKKNIESAQEIAREIRKRIFEETGLTASAGISVNKFLAKVASDYRKPNGQKTIHPTQILQFMEELPIEKFYGIGKVTANKMHELHIFKGLHLKEKSLEELVRLFGKSGAYYYNVVRGIHHSEVKAHRIQKSVGVEETFWENLLDEEEVFKQLEIISEDLNKRLSTKEIKGKSLTLKIKYKDFTVYTRSKTQEEYFGNEKNLLETAKKLWELRPFDKPVRLLGLSLSNLNTQEKKQVSVQLKIPFEEFD